One stretch of Lacimicrobium alkaliphilum DNA includes these proteins:
- a CDS encoding alpha-N-arabinofuranosidase, whose amino-acid sequence MQRFRFPLLIIGMLGATAINAAPHEVQIDIHAGQTGAVINKDIYGQFAEHLGRGIYEGVWVGKDSEIANTNGFRNDVLNALRDIQVPLVRWPGGCFADEYHWRDGIGPRDERPVKVNTHWGGVEETNAFGTHEFFEFVELLGADAYVNGNLGSGSVREMAEWMEYMTSDKNSTLANERRENGRDEPFDIAYFGIGNESWGCGGHMRPQYYVDLYRQYATFLKTPPGKRPKLVGSGGHTDDTEWTDVLSANIDRDMDGISYHFYTLPTSDWQKKGAALGFDESMWLATMERTYRMDEYIRANVAVLDENDPDGELGLYVDEWGTWYDAEPGREPGFLYQQNSLRDAVVTAVNFNIFHEHAKRVHMTNIAQMVNVLQAMILTDKEKMVLTPTYHVYGMYKVFQDATAIEFEIQTDNYGEGDKSVPAVTASVAKGKDGKLYLALVNLDPKESASIELNLSGASATQAVGQILTAEKMDAHNSFTQPEVVKPKAFSAKLSNLSLPAKSVVVAELK is encoded by the coding sequence ATGCAACGTTTCAGGTTTCCCCTTTTGATCATTGGCATGCTCGGTGCCACGGCGATCAATGCTGCGCCCCATGAAGTGCAGATAGACATCCATGCCGGCCAGACTGGCGCAGTGATCAACAAAGATATCTATGGTCAGTTTGCCGAACATCTGGGCCGCGGTATTTATGAAGGTGTATGGGTAGGAAAAGATTCTGAGATTGCCAATACCAATGGCTTTCGCAACGACGTTCTGAATGCCCTGCGTGATATTCAGGTACCTCTGGTACGCTGGCCCGGCGGCTGTTTTGCCGATGAGTATCACTGGCGTGATGGCATCGGCCCGCGCGACGAGCGGCCCGTTAAAGTGAATACCCACTGGGGCGGCGTGGAAGAAACTAATGCCTTCGGTACCCATGAGTTCTTCGAGTTTGTTGAGTTACTCGGTGCTGATGCTTATGTGAACGGCAATTTGGGCAGTGGCAGCGTGCGCGAGATGGCAGAGTGGATGGAGTACATGACCTCCGATAAAAACTCCACCCTGGCCAATGAGCGGCGTGAAAACGGTCGTGACGAACCTTTCGACATCGCTTATTTCGGCATCGGTAACGAATCCTGGGGGTGTGGCGGCCATATGCGCCCGCAGTACTATGTGGACTTGTACCGCCAATATGCCACCTTCCTTAAAACCCCGCCCGGCAAACGCCCTAAACTGGTGGGCAGCGGTGGTCACACCGATGACACCGAATGGACCGATGTACTCAGCGCCAATATTGACCGGGATATGGACGGCATCAGCTACCATTTCTACACCCTGCCCACCAGCGACTGGCAGAAAAAAGGCGCGGCTCTGGGCTTTGATGAAAGCATGTGGCTGGCCACCATGGAGCGCACCTACAGGATGGATGAGTACATCCGCGCCAATGTCGCAGTATTGGATGAAAACGACCCTGACGGCGAGCTGGGCCTGTATGTGGATGAATGGGGTACCTGGTACGACGCCGAACCTGGCCGCGAGCCCGGCTTTTTGTACCAGCAGAACAGCCTGCGTGATGCGGTCGTCACTGCGGTCAACTTTAATATCTTCCACGAGCATGCAAAGCGGGTGCATATGACCAATATTGCCCAGATGGTCAACGTGCTGCAGGCCATGATCCTCACCGACAAAGAGAAGATGGTACTCACGCCCACTTACCATGTGTACGGCATGTATAAGGTGTTTCAGGATGCCACGGCGATTGAATTTGAGATCCAGACCGACAACTACGGCGAGGGCGACAAATCGGTACCCGCAGTGACCGCCTCGGTGGCCAAAGGTAAGGATGGCAAACTGTATCTGGCGCTGGTCAATCTGGACCCCAAAGAATCCGCTTCCATTGAGCTGAACCTCAGCGGAGCCAGCGCCACTCAGGCTGTGGGCCAGATCCTCACAGCTGAAAAAATGGACGCCCACAACAGCTTTACACAGCCTGAGGTGGTCAAACCCAAAGCCTTTAGCGCCAAACTCAGTAACCTGAGTTTACCGGCTAAGTCTGTAGTAGTAGCAGAGCTTAAATAG
- a CDS encoding AraC family transcriptional regulator: MTVHPVNFLQIGLLTLTLFGLVLIWRQREYRMLQVLLGLVTVSMLFNLFEEVGNFRQYYLVTPIFLLGVGPAIYLTIRQLTGTGPTLASAGHFLPMLMALPFTQYTQWVIAAGTLSRVLYALLSVRLILRFHQQLQARRSDAEDLSLNWLAWLIGAFTLLGLLDLLRLNLQPYISMQTNLLGQTAGTTITLLLFAILIYQAVQYISQVQFLHSEPPVELAPESASSADTEAYQVIFQSLGEQLASQHWYRQPRLSLSQLSQLSGLQTRDISRAVNICTGLNFNDYINGLRIEEVRQAIAANPQQNLLTLALQAGFNAKSSFNTAFKKHLGITPSQYKTSLKS; the protein is encoded by the coding sequence ATGACTGTACATCCGGTAAATTTCCTGCAGATTGGATTGCTGACACTGACCTTATTTGGCCTGGTGCTCATCTGGCGGCAGCGTGAATACCGGATGCTACAGGTACTGCTCGGGCTGGTAACGGTATCCATGTTGTTTAACCTGTTCGAAGAAGTCGGTAACTTTCGTCAATATTATCTGGTCACACCGATTTTCCTGCTTGGTGTGGGGCCTGCCATTTACCTGACCATTCGCCAGTTAACCGGTACCGGCCCTACACTGGCGTCGGCCGGGCACTTTCTGCCCATGTTGATGGCCCTGCCATTTACCCAGTATACGCAGTGGGTGATTGCCGCCGGGACTTTGTCCAGAGTGCTATATGCGCTACTGTCGGTGCGCCTGATTTTACGCTTTCATCAGCAATTGCAGGCCCGGCGATCAGACGCAGAAGATCTGTCGCTCAACTGGCTGGCCTGGCTGATTGGTGCCTTTACCCTGCTCGGCCTGCTGGATTTACTGCGCCTTAATCTGCAGCCTTATATCAGCATGCAAACCAACTTACTCGGGCAAACTGCGGGAACCACCATAACCCTGCTGTTGTTCGCAATTCTGATTTACCAGGCGGTGCAATACATTAGTCAGGTGCAGTTTCTGCACAGCGAGCCGCCAGTTGAACTCGCCCCTGAATCCGCCTCATCCGCTGACACCGAAGCGTACCAGGTTATTTTTCAATCCCTTGGCGAGCAGTTAGCCTCCCAGCACTGGTACCGCCAGCCGCGCCTGAGCCTGTCACAACTCAGCCAGCTCAGTGGCCTGCAGACCCGGGATATCTCGCGGGCAGTGAATATCTGCACCGGGCTTAACTTTAATGATTACATTAACGGCCTGCGCATAGAGGAAGTCAGGCAGGCCATCGCCGCAAATCCGCAACAGAACCTGCTGACCCTGGCCCTGCAAGCGGGCTTCAATGCCAAGTCCAGCTTTAACACGGCGTTTAAAAAACATCTGGGTATAACCCCAAGCCAGTATAAAACCTCACTCAAATCCTGA
- a CDS encoding DUF2442 domain-containing protein translates to MLHIKSAKYIGDFRLWVAFDDGTSGEVDLEDKLVGPVFEPLKDKAVFSRVSVDPELETVVWPNGADLAPEFLKELHNDQIQPMQKAHG, encoded by the coding sequence ATGTTACATATCAAATCCGCGAAATACATTGGTGATTTTCGGCTTTGGGTTGCATTTGACGATGGAACCTCTGGCGAAGTGGATCTGGAGGACAAGTTGGTTGGCCCGGTTTTCGAGCCATTGAAGGACAAGGCTGTATTTTCCAGGGTTTCAGTCGATCCTGAACTGGAGACAGTGGTCTGGCCTAATGGGGCAGATCTGGCACCAGAATTCTTAAAAGAACTGCACAACGATCAGATCCAGCCGATGCAAAAGGCGCACGGTTGA
- a CDS encoding serine hydrolase domain-containing protein — protein MTRIMARVLLIVSLLLTSSGVFAEPITIHSLNGKSISLPVLTRILNEQVSAEDVPAISFALISDRQVIFSYATGVSNTETGEPVNDQSIFEAASLSKPVFAYSVLRFAEQGLIDLDKPLYQYLPFAELEARDTRYHSVTARMVLSHTTGFPNWRWFDPAPEALNLQRGTMYQKKPPGEFSYSGEAYHYLARVMMRLTQTSEVSFEEKLLEHTQPMQALPFYWTWEPSLAVHKVSGHKDGKPTGTEWPMSYPDDTPDKIGVAGRLHTNARAYASFLAGLFSGHYLSPHSLLSMLTPQSQVPPDSYDYTENHLVAWGLGVGLGASAYGARFFHGGNNGDFQSGFSVYGQGDIGMVFFTNGNAGERLHKKLEEVLINGTL, from the coding sequence ATGACAAGAATAATGGCCAGAGTTTTACTGATTGTGTCGCTGCTACTCACATCTTCCGGCGTCTTTGCTGAACCAATAACCATCCATTCACTGAATGGTAAAAGCATAAGTTTACCGGTACTCACCCGTATCCTGAATGAGCAGGTGAGTGCAGAGGATGTGCCCGCCATTTCTTTTGCTCTTATCAGTGACCGGCAGGTGATTTTTAGTTATGCCACTGGTGTTAGCAATACTGAAACCGGCGAGCCGGTCAATGATCAATCCATATTCGAAGCGGCATCGTTGAGCAAACCCGTGTTTGCTTATTCGGTGCTGCGGTTCGCCGAACAGGGGCTGATTGATCTGGATAAGCCGCTGTATCAATATCTTCCCTTTGCGGAACTCGAAGCACGGGATACCCGATACCACAGTGTAACCGCCAGAATGGTATTGTCACATACCACGGGCTTTCCTAACTGGCGCTGGTTTGACCCGGCTCCAGAGGCATTGAATCTGCAGCGTGGAACCATGTATCAGAAGAAGCCGCCGGGAGAGTTTTCCTATTCGGGGGAGGCCTATCACTATCTGGCAAGGGTAATGATGAGATTAACCCAAACCTCAGAGGTCAGCTTTGAAGAAAAGCTGCTTGAGCATACTCAGCCTATGCAGGCTTTACCATTTTACTGGACATGGGAGCCGAGTCTTGCTGTGCACAAGGTGTCTGGTCATAAAGACGGCAAGCCAACAGGAACAGAATGGCCGATGTCGTATCCGGATGATACGCCGGATAAAATCGGTGTTGCCGGCAGATTGCATACTAATGCACGTGCTTACGCCAGCTTTCTGGCCGGTTTGTTTTCTGGTCACTACCTGTCGCCGCACTCTTTGTTGAGTATGCTGACACCGCAGTCGCAGGTGCCGCCGGATAGCTACGACTATACAGAAAACCACCTTGTAGCCTGGGGACTGGGAGTCGGGCTGGGTGCATCAGCATACGGTGCGCGATTTTTTCACGGTGGCAACAATGGTGACTTTCAGTCCGGATTTAGCGTTTACGGGCAAGGCGACATCGGCATGGTGTTTTTCACCAACGGCAATGCCGGAGAGAGACTACATAAAAAGCTGGAAGAGGTTCTGATTAACGGCACGCTCTGA
- a CDS encoding DUF2845 domain-containing protein, giving the protein MLHKAILALVAILCICFYSATASAKGFTCNNKVVREGDTTFEVKKSCGDPDSEENIGYVKIDDAYVNVVRYFYDLGDGRLLRILEFRNGVLHSIESGPRS; this is encoded by the coding sequence GTGTTACATAAAGCAATACTGGCGTTAGTTGCAATACTCTGCATTTGCTTTTATTCCGCCACAGCGTCAGCTAAAGGATTCACCTGCAACAATAAGGTGGTGAGAGAGGGCGACACCACTTTTGAGGTTAAGAAAAGCTGTGGTGATCCCGACTCTGAAGAAAATATCGGCTATGTGAAAATTGATGACGCCTATGTCAATGTGGTCAGGTATTTCTATGACTTAGGTGATGGCCGGCTGCTGCGAATCCTGGAGTTCCGTAACGGTGTTCTCCACAGTATCGAAAGCGGCCCGCGTAGTTAA
- a CDS encoding DUF1456 family protein: MLQNDILRRLRFALSLDNQATIAVFKLVDYELEENYLMSMMRREEEPGFTPCRDKILGLFLDGLIIKNRGRQDGVTPRPLKAGEILSNNDILRKIKIAMNYQQEDMLNILRAADFPIGKAELTALFRKPDHRSYRPCGDQLLRNFLQGMVKLNRPDAK; this comes from the coding sequence ATGCTTCAGAACGATATATTACGCCGCCTGCGTTTTGCCTTAAGTCTCGACAATCAGGCCACCATCGCTGTGTTTAAACTGGTGGACTATGAGCTTGAAGAAAACTACCTGATGAGCATGATGCGCCGGGAAGAGGAGCCGGGCTTTACGCCCTGCCGCGATAAAATACTGGGACTTTTTCTGGATGGGTTAATCATCAAAAACCGGGGCCGGCAGGATGGAGTCACACCCCGCCCGCTTAAGGCAGGTGAAATCTTGAGCAATAACGATATATTGCGAAAAATCAAAATTGCCATGAATTATCAGCAGGAGGATATGCTGAATATCCTTCGCGCAGCGGACTTCCCCATTGGGAAAGCTGAATTGACGGCACTGTTCCGCAAGCCCGACCATCGCAGTTACCGGCCCTGTGGTGACCAGCTACTGCGTAACTTTTTGCAGGGGATGGTGAAGTTAAACCGGCCTGATGCAAAGTAG
- a CDS encoding amidohydrolase family protein: MKTIRIVLLILTLLLALLGHNSQANASDSDTYVIRHINVVDVAARRVVSNQRVWVQGSQITRIEAENAAIEPAVKQIEGNNGYLTPGLMDMHMHAWDPAAFAINLSYGVTHVRIMNGVPEHLRWQQQLASQQRWGSTVTVSSPILSGYQGASLHTYVGTKEQAQEAVASAARHGFDVIKTYGSLSAEAFSWIREFAAQANIPVTKHGPHPAGDNPAVDNNADWSVLRGLQSLEHVEDIFQGPLGFNQSPEKLANTASKLAELRVPVTPTLNIYRQLTQISTEKDDFIARLPADYISPLVAWFDGRDQVQRWLDAPAKLAEHNQRTLNYLMTITGELFKAGVPILAGSDAGVLLSPHGLALHEELALLHASGLPVYEVLRAATINPARALAMENQSGQIQAGFTADMVYTLTNPITDLSALSRPDAVIKRGQWFDQPTLEQKRQQAIDNRSLFDEAILLISNM; the protein is encoded by the coding sequence ATGAAAACGATCAGAATTGTACTACTCATTTTAACTCTGCTACTGGCGCTGCTGGGCCACAATAGCCAGGCAAACGCCTCAGATTCCGACACCTACGTGATCCGCCATATTAATGTAGTTGATGTGGCAGCCAGACGCGTTGTCAGCAATCAACGGGTTTGGGTGCAGGGCAGTCAAATCACCCGTATTGAGGCCGAAAACGCTGCCATCGAACCGGCAGTAAAGCAGATAGAGGGTAACAATGGCTATCTGACCCCGGGCCTGATGGATATGCATATGCATGCCTGGGATCCGGCTGCCTTTGCCATTAACCTGTCATATGGTGTTACCCACGTGCGGATTATGAACGGGGTGCCGGAGCATCTGCGCTGGCAGCAACAGCTGGCGTCACAGCAGCGCTGGGGCAGCACAGTAACCGTTAGCAGTCCGATTTTATCCGGCTATCAGGGTGCCTCTTTACACACCTATGTGGGTACAAAAGAGCAGGCACAAGAAGCGGTCGCTTCCGCAGCCAGACATGGCTTTGATGTGATTAAAACTTACGGCAGCCTCAGTGCAGAGGCCTTTAGCTGGATACGGGAATTTGCCGCTCAGGCGAATATCCCTGTCACCAAACACGGGCCTCACCCTGCCGGTGATAATCCTGCTGTTGATAACAATGCTGACTGGTCGGTGCTTCGGGGGCTACAGTCACTGGAGCATGTTGAAGATATTTTTCAGGGGCCCTTGGGCTTCAATCAAAGCCCTGAAAAGCTGGCCAATACTGCCAGCAAACTGGCTGAGTTGCGGGTGCCTGTTACCCCAACACTGAATATTTACCGGCAACTGACGCAGATCAGCACCGAAAAGGATGACTTTATCGCCCGCTTACCGGCTGATTATATCTCCCCCCTGGTAGCATGGTTTGACGGCCGCGATCAGGTTCAGCGCTGGCTTGATGCACCGGCAAAACTGGCTGAACACAATCAGCGCACCCTTAACTATCTGATGACCATCACCGGAGAATTATTTAAAGCCGGGGTACCCATTCTGGCCGGCTCCGATGCCGGAGTGTTGCTCTCACCCCATGGCCTGGCGCTGCACGAAGAACTGGCACTACTGCACGCATCTGGATTACCGGTGTATGAGGTATTACGCGCCGCCACCATCAATCCGGCCCGGGCACTGGCTATGGAAAACCAGTCCGGGCAAATCCAGGCCGGGTTTACGGCGGATATGGTGTATACCCTGACTAATCCGATAACGGATCTCAGTGCACTTAGCCGACCTGATGCCGTGATTAAGCGCGGTCAGTGGTTTGATCAACCGACACTGGAGCAAAAGCGCCAACAGGCCATCGACAACCGCAGCCTGTTTGATGAAGCGATACTGCTTATCAGTAATATGTAA